ACTTCTTCACCGCCGCCGGAGGCGGCAATTCCACAGAAGCCGCGACAGCGGACGGGGTCCGCCAGGCGGTGATCCTTGCCTCCGGTCTGGATTCGCGCGCATACCGGCTGCCCTGGCCCGACGGCACCGTGGTCTACGAACTCGACCAACCCGAGGTGATCGGCGCCAAGACGGCCACCATGGCGCAGATCGGGGCCACCCCCACAGCCGAACGCCGCACCGTGGCCGTCGACCTGCGCGACGACTGGCCCGCGGCGCTGCGGGCGGCAGGGTTCGATCCGGCCGCGCCGAGCGCCTGGAGTGCCGAGGGCCTGCTGGCCTATCTGCCGCCGGAAGCCCAGGACCGGTTGTTCGACAACATCACCGCGCTCAGCGCGCCGGGGAGCAGACTGGCGACCGAGTTCCATCCCGACATCGCGGCGAACCTGCGCGAGCGCGGCAACCAGATGAGCGAGCAGTGGCGCAGGCACGGCCTCGACCTCGATCTGGCCAACCTCTGGTACGACGGCGAGCGGAATTCGGTCGTCGACTACCTCAACGACAGCGGTTGGTCGGTCACCGCCCGGCGGCGGCCCGAGTTGTTCGCCGAATACGGCCGCGCCTTCCCCGACAGTGAAGCGGCCACGCCGCAACGTAATTCGCAGGCTGTCATCGCAATACGAGATTAGGAAAACACCATGACCCGCACCGAAGGCGACACCTGGGATCTCGCCACCAGCGTCGGCGCCACCGCGACCGGTGTCGCGGCGTCGCGCGCGCTGGCCAGCAAGCAACCCGACCCGCTGATCACCGATCCGTACGCCGACGCGCTGGTGCGTGCGGTGGGCCTGGAGCACAGCATCCGGCTCGCCGACGGCGAGGTGTGCGTCGAAGGCGATCTGATGCTCGATCGGCAGCGGATGTGTGAACAGATCGCCGTCCGCACCCGGTTCTTCGACGACTTCTTCACTGCCGCAGGCGCGGCAGGCATCCGCCAGGCGGTGATCTTGGCGTCCGGGCTGGACACCCGCGCCTACCGGCTGGCCT
Above is a window of Mycolicibacterium boenickei DNA encoding:
- a CDS encoding class I SAM-dependent methyltransferase, with the translated sequence MTRSDTDSWDLASSVGATATMVAAARAIASAEPDPLINDPYAADLVRAVGVEFFTKLVDGEIALDGELAAGAELMVGIMAVRTKFFDDFFTAAGGGNSTEAATADGVRQAVILASGLDSRAYRLPWPDGTVVYELDQPEVIGAKTATMAQIGATPTAERRTVAVDLRDDWPAALRAAGFDPAAPSAWSAEGLLAYLPPEAQDRLFDNITALSAPGSRLATEFHPDIAANLRERGNQMSEQWRRHGLDLDLANLWYDGERNSVVDYLNDSGWSVTARRRPELFAEYGRAFPDSEAATPQRNSQAVIAIRD